One stretch of Prunus persica cultivar Lovell chromosome G1, Prunus_persica_NCBIv2, whole genome shotgun sequence DNA includes these proteins:
- the LOC18790446 gene encoding probable cinnamyl alcohol dehydrogenase 6: MAQTTPNHTQTVSGWAAHDSSGKITPFIFKRRENGINDVTIEVLYCGICHTDLHHVRNDWGITMYPVVPGHEITGVITKVGSNVKEFKVGDRVGVGCLAATCLECDFCKDSQENYCDQVQFTYNGIFWDGSITYGGYSKMLVADHRYVVHIPANLPLDATAPLLCAGVTVFSPMKDHNLHQAPGKKIGVVGLGGLGHVAVKFGKAFGHHVTVISTSPSKEKEAKERLGADDFLVSTDAQQLKKGMRTLDFILNTVSAKHSLGPLLELLKVNGTMVVVGAPDQPFELPSFPMIFGKRAVKGSVIGGMRDTKEMMELCGKHNITCDIEVTTPHKLDAALDRVAKNDVRYRFVIDITAGLPSNL, encoded by the exons ATGGCTCAAACCACTCCAAATCATACACAGACTGTTTCTGGGTGGGCAGCTCACGATTCCTCCGGCAAGATCACCCCTTTCATCTTCAAACGAAG AGAAAATGGGATCAACGATGTGACCATAGAGGTCTTGTACTGTGGAATATGCCACACAGATCTCCACCATGTTAGGAATGACTGGGGCATTACCATGTATCCAGTAGTCCCCGG GCATGAGATTACAGGGGTGATTACGAAAGTTGGGAGCAACGTGAAGGAATTCAAGGTAGGAGATAGAGTGGGGGTGGGATGCTTGGCAGCGACATGTTTGGAGTGTGACTTCTGTAAAGACTCCCAAGAGAACTACTGCGATCAGGTCCAGTTCACCTACAATGGCATCTTCTGGGATGGTAGTATTACCTACGGTGGTTACTCCAAAATGCTTGTCGCAGATCATAG GTACGTGGTGCACATACCAGCGAACCTGCCATTGGATGCAACAGCACCGCTATTGTGCGCTGGGGTGACTGTGTTCAGCCCCATGAAAGACCACAATCTACACCAAGCACCAGGGAAGAAGATAGGGGTCGTCGGTCTGGGAGGTCTTGGACACGTGGCAGTCAAATTCGGGAAAGCCTTTGGTCATCATGTAACCGTCATCAGCACTTCTCCGTCCAAAGAGAAGGAGGCTAAAGAGCGTTTGGGTGCTGACGACTTCCTAGTCAGCACTGATGCACAACAACTTAag AAAGGCATGAGGACGCTTGACTTCATATTAAATACGGTGTCAGCTAAGCACTCTCTTGGGCCCCTCTTAGAATTGCTCAAAGTGAATGGAActatggtggtggtgggtgcACCAGACCAGCCCTTTGAATTGCCTTCCTTCCCTATGATATTTG GCAAGAGGGCAGTGAAGGGCAGCGTGATAGGAGGAATGAGAGACACAAAGGAGATGATGGAACTCTGCGGGAAGCATAACATAACGTGTGACATTGAGGTTACAACACCACACAAACTCGACGCGGCCTTGGACCGCGTTGCGAAAAATGATGTTCGGTATCGATTTGTCATTGACATTACTGCTGGATTACCTTCCAATCTTTAG